A single window of Plasmodium reichenowi strain SY57 chromosome 14, whole genome shotgun sequence DNA harbors:
- a CDS encoding hypothetical protein (conserved Plasmodium protein, unknown function), with protein MKTYINLFFLLSLLKVTFIYSKDHVNNNEEDSSIYYYGFINNEVYNHYLPSKYANIKRDNNLIKISCSKGYTVEVKRAYIVDLEDEVNDYTNMASQICQKKEECNIDIKKFKRNTNNNAIDFSTELNVEYICISSHRNLYDGKHFHQGVTHKYLIVRDQTLACVEKNKSVITFPSINKALEVCNMDNCNFVIWNPDEKRATICKENVYENMIEKKNSIIYIHPNYFFTYGYATFLNYMSICDNIIKQVPYNLSITKSADVCSHLDCDYFTKSYPGSIRSLDNTKNGKSWFCKGFPTIIPMDGFITSVKLSKFT; from the exons atgaaaacatatattaatttattctttttgttgtctttattaaaagttacttttatttattcaaaagatcatgtaaataataatgaggAAGATAGTtccatatattattacGG GTTTATAAATAACGAAGTCTATAACCATTATTTACCCTCAAAATATGctaatataaaaagagat aATAATTTGATTAAAATATCATGCAGTAAAGGATACACTGTAGAAGTAAAAAGAGCATATATTGTTGATTTAGAGGATGAAG taaatgattatacaaatatgGCATCTCAAATTTGCCAAAAGAAGGAAGAATGcaat ATAGACATCAAAAAATTCAAGAGGAATACAAACAACAATGCTATTGACTTTTCTACAGAATTGAACGtagaatatatatgtattag CTCTCACAGAAATCTTTACGATGGAAAGCATTTTCATCAAGGTGTCACACATAAATACCTCAT TGTACGAGACCAAACATTAG CTTGTGTggaaaaaaacaaaagcGTCATCACATTTCCTTCTATAAATAAAGCTTTAGAAGTATGTAATATGGATAATTGTAATTTTGTTATATGGAATCCTGATGAAAAGAGAGCTACCATATGCAAGGAAAATGTTTATGAG AATATGATAGAGAAAAAGAATagtataatttatattcatccaaactatttttttacatatgGATATGCAACGTTTCTAAATTATATGTCCATAtgtgataatattattaaacaAGTTCCATATAATTTAAGCATTACTAAATCTGCTGACGTATGTTCACATCTTGACTGTGATTATTTTACTAAAA GTTATCCAGGATCAATTAGATCCTTAGACAACACAAAGAATGGGAAATCTTg GTTTTGCAAAGg ATTTCCCACGATTATACCAATGGACGGATTTATTACAAGCGTAAAGTTAAGTAAATTTACTTAG
- a CDS encoding 40S ribosomal protein S3, putative (part of same gene as PRSY57_1465100A~gap found within coding sequence) has protein sequence ISKKRKFINDGVFQAELNEFLARILAEDGYSGVEVRVTPIRTEVIIRATRTREVLGDKGRRIRELTSLVQKRFFNKSTNSVELFAERVEHRGLCAMAQAESLRYKLLKGLAVRRACYGVLRHIMESGAKGCEVIVSGKLRAQRAKSMKFRDGYLISTGEPSKRFVNTATRSAQLKQGVLGIKVKIMLPTAIDTRTGLTSILPDNISVLEPKTDTVDL, from the exons atttcaaaaaagagaaaatttattaatgaTGGTGTTTTTCAAGCCGAGTTAAATGAATTTTTGGCTCGTATTTTGGCAGAAGATGGATATTCAGGTGTTGAAGTTAGGGTTACACCTATAAG aaCGGAGGTTATTATAAGAGCCACTCGTACTAGAGAAGTTCTTGGAGATAAAGGAAGGAGAATACGTGAATTAACATCATTAGTACAAAAAAGATTCTTTAATAAATCAACAAATAGTGTTGAATTATTTGCTGAAAGAGTAGAACATAGAGGATTGTGTGCAATGGCACAAGCCGAATCTTTAAGATATAAACTATTAAAAGGTTTAGCAGTAAGAAGAGCATGTTATGGAGTTTTAAGACATATAATGGAATCTGGTGCTAAAGGATGTGAAGTTATTGTATCAGGAAAATTAAGAGCTCAAAGAGCTAAAAGTATGAAATTTAGAGATGGTTATTTAATATCTACAGGAGAACCATCCAAAAGATTTGTTAACACGGCTACCAGATCAGCACAATTAAAACAAGGAGTCTTAGGTATTAAAGTTAAAATTATGTTACCAACAGCTATTGATACTAGAACAGGATTAACTTCTATATTACCAGATAATATTTCTGTTTTAGAACCAAAAACAGATACTGTAGatttataa
- a CDS encoding kelch-like domain-containing protein phosphatase, putative, producing MNNGSFKETSICRKEKQKGDIPAPRFGHTATYIGNNKVAIFGGAIGDAGKYNITDDIYLYDLTQNKWKKLITENTPSARAAHAAACVDEQQLVIYGGATGGGSLSLDDLYILDLRKEQKYTWMTVPTKGVTPGRRYGHVMVYSKPNLIVFGGNDGQNTLNDVWYMHVEMPPFEWVRVIIPNTCKVPPQRVYHSADMCKEGPASGMIVIFGGRSAENKSLDDTWGLRQHRDGRWDWVEAPIKKGSPPEARYQHTSVFIGSKIFILGGRNDNGCAVPLSTALYNTETIEWVTLPSISKFRHTSWVYKYTIYTFGGFSHQTQQYPTNELECLECFNLLSSLNSLDSEKKKSIKQSSLKQKQLTNENLKHSSSDLRNVNSYNLNSQDVINTQQHNISTNNQFNVSNELYDLKNNAGICNTLANVPIVPNVPNVTNTHYRNIFDTSSNSSVFRLSNRPMSNKIRLSAHAHAVQENGSDFAFLVRKISIDKLEEEGRKINNGVLCTPVNYISEFKNTVYDKIITTLLNPNITQFEIQYNHNSESIFIIPWANISVLCSIVIDIFKQEDMVLKLRAPIKIYGDIHGQYYDLMRLFQLYKCPVEEDLGEKLNAIGDIDSNDYLFLGDYVDRGSNSLEVICLLFALKCKYPKQIHLIRGNHEDVAINSLYGFQEECKRRLKEDVTDKDSCWYQINQVFEWLPIGAIVEDKILCVHGGIGKSINQISDISQLKRPLVVSQVPQNLNEQKVTDLLWSDPTDNDSILGTIPNDIRDPDGTGHIVKYGPDRVHKFLEENDLQLIIRAHECVMDGFERFAGGKLITLFSATNYCNSHKNAGALLFIRRDLTVIPKLIYPAKDEVRFFNTWDTKMTELRPPTPPRNQPKMRELNFGAP from the exons ATGAATAATGGGTCGTTTAAAGAAACAAGTATTTgtagaaaagaaaaacaaaaaggAGACATTCCTGCACCTCGTTTCGGACACACTGCTACATACATAGGTAATAACAAAGTTGCTATATTTGGCGGAGCTATTGGGGATGcaggaaaatataatataacagatgatatatatttatatgatttaaCACAAAACAAATGGAAAAAGTTAATAACAGAGAATACACCATCTGCTAGAGCGGCCCATGCAGCTGCTTGCGTGGATGAACAACAATTGGTTATATATGGAGGAGCTACCGGTGGTGGTTCCTTATCTTTAGATgatttgtatatattagaTTTAAGAAAGgaacaaaaatatacatgGATGACAGTACCAACAAAAGGTGTAACTCCTGGGAGAAGATATGGACATGTAATGGTTTATAGTAAACCAAATTTGATAGTATTTGGAGGAAATGATGGACAAAATACATTAAATGATGTATGGTATATGCATGTTGAAATGCCACCTTTTGAATGGGTTCGTGTTATTATTCCTAATACTTGTAAAGTGCCACCTCAAAGAGTGTATCATTCTGCAGATATGTGTAAAGAAGGACCAGCTAGTGGTATGATTGTTATATTTGGTGGTAGAAGTGCAGAAAATAAATCTTTAGATGACACCTGGGGATTAAGACAACATAGAGATGGAAGATGGGATTGGGTAGAAGCTcctataaaaaaaggaagTCCACCAGAAGCTCGTTATCAACATACATCTGTTTTTATAGGAtctaaaatatttattttagGTGGTAGAAATGATAACGGATGTGCTGTTCCTTTATCTACAGCTCTTTATAATACTGAAACCATTGAATGGGTTACATTACCGTCTATTTCTAAATTTAGACACACATCATGGGTCTACAAATATACCATATATACTTTTGGTGGGTTTAGTCATCAAACACAACAATATCCAACTAATGAATTAGAATGTTTAGAATGTTTCAATCTTTTATCATCCTTAAATTCATTGGATTctgaaaagaaaaaaagtatTAAACAATCATctttaaaacaaaaacaatTAACTAATGAAAATTTGAAACACTCAAGTAGTGACCTTAGAAATGTAAattcttataatttaaatagTCAAGATGTTATTAATACACAACaacataatatatctaCAAATAATCAATTTAATGTATCGAACGAACTCTATGATTTGAAGAATAATGCTGGTATTTGTAATACATTAGCAAATGTGCCTATTGTACCAAATGTGCCAAATGTAACAAATACACattatagaaatatatttgatacTTCATCTAACTCTTCCGTTTTTAGATTGTCCAACAGACCAATGTCGAATAAAATAAGGTTATCAGCACACGCTCATGCCGTTCAAGAGAATGGAAGTGATTTTGCTTTTCTTGTTCGTAAAATTTCTATAGACAAATTAGAAGAAGAAGGTAGAAAAATCAATAACGGTGTATTATGTACACCTGTAAATTATATAAGTGAATTTAAGAATACAGtttatgataaaattattactacATTATTGAATCCAAATATTACACAATTTGAAATACAATACAACCATAATTCAGAatcaatatttattataccATGGGCTAATATTTCAGTATTATGTTCGATAGttatagatatatttaagCAAGAAGATATGGTATTAAAACTAAGAGCAccaataaaaatatatggtGATATACATGGTCAATATTATGATTTGATGCGTCTGTTccaattatataaatgtcCAGTAGAAGAAGATTTAGGTGAAAAGTTAAATGCAATAGGAGATATTGATTCAAatgattatttatttttaggAGATTATGTGGATAGAGGTTCTAACAGTTTGGAAGTTATTTGTTTACTATTCGCGttaaaatgtaaatatcCAAAACAAATTCATTTAATTCGAGGGAATCATGAAGATGTAGCTATTAATAGTCTTTATGGATTCCAAGAGGAATGTAAAAGAAGATTGAAAGAGGATGTAACAGATAAGGATTCTTGTTGGTACCAAATAAATCAAGTTTTTGAATGGTTACCAATAGGTGCTATTGTAGAAGATAAAATTTTATGTGTACATGGTGGAATTGGAAAATCCATTAATCAGATTTCTGATATTTCACAACTGAAAAGACCACTCGTAGTTTCACAAGTTCCTcaaaatttaaatgaacaaaaagTTACGGATTTATTATGGTCTGATCCAACTGATAATGATTCTATATTAGGAACCATTCCTAATGATATAAGAGACCCAGATGGTACAGGTCACATTGTTAAATATGGACCCGATCGTGTTCATAAATTTCTAGAAGAAAATGATCTTCAATTAATTATAAGAGCCCATGAATGTGTTATGGATGGTTTTGAACGATTTGCAGGTGGAAAATTAATAACCTTATTTTCAGCAACAAATTATTGTAATTCACATAAAAATGCAGGAgctttattatttattagaAGAGATCTTACTGTAATTCCAAAACTTATTTATCCAGCTAAAGACGAAGTGCGATTCTTTAATACATG GGATACCAAAATGACGGAGTTAAGACCACCAACACCACCAAGAAATCAACCCAAAATGAGAGAATTAAATTTTGGCGCACCATGA